The Salvelinus namaycush isolate Seneca chromosome 31, SaNama_1.0, whole genome shotgun sequence genomic interval GAGATGAACACTGTAACACTAGATGTTTTTTAATACAGTGGGaatcagtggtgggaaaagtacccaattgtcgtacttgagtaaaagtatagataccttaaaaaaacatTACTCAagtaagtcacccagtaaaatactacttgagtaaaagtatttggttctaaatatacttaagtttcaAATTCCTTCTATGAAGCAAAGCAGGCACTCAttttaaaacaagaaaatgatgcCGGATAGCCGGGGGCATactcaacactcagacataatttacaaaagatgcacttgtgttttgtgagtctgccagatcagagacagaagggatgaccatgtgtgtgaattggaccattttcctgtactgctaagcattcaaaatgtaatgagtacttttgggtgtcaggtgaaatgtatggagtaaaaagtacattattttctttaggaatgtagtgaagtaaaagcacAGATACCCgaaactacttaagtactttacaccgctGGTGGGAATGGTATGCACCGTCTAATGGTAGATTGTCTCTGATCCACACAGTGGACAGAAAGAGAACCATACTAGCAGCGTTCAAGCTCATTTCAGACCAGACGTGTATCCGCTTCCACGAATACACCAATGAGATTAACTACATCGAGTTCATCTCTGGGACAGGGTGAGTCCAAAGTGGGCACATTAACACATTCTCTCCTTCCCAGCAGTTTACAGTTAACTCACAACCTCTCCTTCCTTTTCCTCTGTTCAATCTTctatttttttcccctcttcccgtCATCCCCTATTTTTCCTTCATTTctttcctcccccttctctcaccTTTTTCTCATTCTTCACTTAACTCTAGCTGTGCTTCTTATGTAGGACTTCAGGGTGGGGCCCAGCCTCTGTACTTCGGTAGAGCCTGCAATGTGGGGAACCTGTGTCATGAGCTGATGCATGCCCTGGGCCTGCACCACGAACACACACGGCCTGACCGTGACCAATACGTCACCATACAGTGGGACAATGTGGTCCCAGGTAACTCGCACCAACAAACATACTACACCACCTCACGGGCATTGCTTGTGGATCAGGGGCTGGGCTGGTCAATTTATCCCATGGAGCGCTGCAGTGTGTAAGCTTTTGTACCAGCCCAACACTAACATACCAGATTCAGCTTTTTGTGGTCTGGAGTGAAGACCGTATAGAATAACTATTGacatttagtattttattaggtaCTGCctaagcagcagctactcttcctggggtccacacaacatGAAACGCTATATAACATTTAATAGACAGTACAGCACAAGGACAGAACGACATTAGTTTAAAAAAAGAATACAGGCTTACATACATTTATGCCTTAATGTTCCATTCATGTACTTAATATAACGGAAATACTGGAGTCATTAATGGCCCCATTGTGACCCTTTGCTTTACTGTTAAAATTGCTTTGTCTCAGCAGGTCCTGATATCCTAATCTCACAGCACCAgttctgtaaacaccagagaATCTCACATCAGGAACCATGAGTGTTCTTGTGTTTGATGCCAATACTGTGCAGACTTATGTAATTCATAGACTACTGAATGCGAGTGCAACACATGGAAATGCTATTATGTGGAGTTTAACTGAGGTCAACTCATTGTCCCTGGTGTGAACAGAGCCACATATCGTATTGATTTGCACCTAAGTTTCACCCCTGCTTTGTTCCCCTGACGTGAATGCTGGACCTTGTTtcgctaaattcccctgacaTGGATAACGCTACCTTGTCATCTACAGTTACTGCCCGTAATGGGGTAACATGTAAGCTCTTGAACTGGTAGGCTGTTTTATGTTACCACCTGCTATGGGGTTCATTAGGTAAGATGCAATATTCATGCCTTGAATTGTGTAGTTTCCTCCTGCTAGAGGTTCAACTTAATGGTTTCCATCTCAACAACTTGTCTACATTTTCATTCCCCTATATCACATTCAGACCCAGTAGCATCCACCAGTCACACAATCTACCTCTTGTAACTCTGTCTTCCAGGAAAAGCAAAGAACTTTGTGGTGAAGAAAGGAGACACTCAGGACCTGCCCTATGACTACGACTCCATAATGCACTACGGAACGTCAgtcacactcctctcctccttatTCCCACTAAAGTCCTAATTTTACTCACCTTGTTTTTAAACTGCTAGCAATAAGTACATATTAGTTTTACTGGGCCTCTGTACAGTATCCAGCTCCAGTAACATTTCCCGGTGCTTACCAAGTGGATCCCTATTTAGGTCACTATTTTTTacctgggctctggtcaaactatgtgcactatattgggaatggGGTGGCATTGTGACGCAGTCCTTGTTAAAGTAGCAAGTCCTCTAATCCCCCATTGTTGGGTTTCTCCTGGCAGATACTACTTCTCATCAAACCGGAACCCCACTATTGGCTCCAAGAAGAGTGGAGTCCAGATTGGACAGAGAAATCACCTGAGCCCCCTGGACATAACACGCCTTAACAAACTCTATCAATGTGGTaaagacatgcacacacagagacaggaaaaatATCAGAGTTGGGCTGCCTTTGTAAATGCAGTCATTCTCATGCTGTATTCTAACCATGTTCATGTCCTGTCTTTCACAGAATAACAATGCACAGTTTAGCATTTATTACACCATCAAAGATTTCAACACTGCTGCTGTCGACTGAAGATTCCAACACAAATGGCACTGACATTTTAACTTCTCAACAATGAATAAGTTGAACTAGTCCCTTAAAGCTTTCTGATGTATTATACGTGTGTTCAGCAGCAGGCAGTAGTTTAATTTGTCCTGTGTGCTCTTGCTGCCTTGAATTAGGCCTATTCCACTGCACTTGTCTTGGAAATAAATAAAATGACCTAGACTGAAAAGAATCCAGTCAGTGTGATGTTTCTTGCAGTGTTCTATTTCATTCTATAATGGACCTTCTCAGCTATGCTCATCATACATCCCAAGGTGGGATCAGAGATGAAGTAGATCTAGCATAGAAGGAGAGACGACTTAAATTAATGGTGATTAAGGTATAAAACTTGGCTGACTAGCTAGGCAACAAATTATTTAAAAACGATGATGCTGTAACACAGGACTTAGACAgaaaaagtttgtggtcacttagaaatgtccttgtttttgaaagcctttttgtccattaaaatatcaacTTCATCAGAGTGTAGATAATGtaaactattgtagctggaaaaggcagatttttAGTAGATTATCTACAGTTGatttcggaagtttacatacaccttagccaaatacatttaaactccgcttgaaacaattcctgacatttaatcctagtaaaaattccctgtcttaggtcagttaggatcaccactatattttaagaatgtgaaatgtcagaataatcaagattaatttcagtttttatttcttcacgttcccagtgggtcagaagtttacatacactcaattagtatttggtagcattgcctttaaattatttaacttgagtcaaacattttgggtagccttccacaagcttcccacaataaattggatgaattttggcccattcctcctgacagaactgttgtaactgagtcaggtttgcttgctcgcacatgctttttcagttctgcacacaaattttctttaggattgaattcagggctttgtgatggccactccaataccttgactttgttgtccttaagccattttgccacaactttggaagtatgctcgtggtcattgtccatttggaagacccatttgcgaccaagctttaacttcctgactgatgtgttgagatgttgcttcaatatatccacgtactTTTCCTCACTCATGcaaccatctattttgtgaagttcaccagtccctcctgcagcaaagccccccacaacatgatgctgcaacccctgtgcttcacggttgggatggtgttctttggcttgcaagcctcaccctttttcctccaaacataatggtcattatggccaaacagttttatttttgtttcatcagagcagaagacatttctttaaaaagtacagtctttgtccccatgtgcagttgcaaaccgtagtctggcttttttatggcggttttggagcagtggcttcttccttgctgagcggcctttcaggttatgttgataggactcgttttactgtggatatagatactttgtacatGTTTCCTACAGCattttcacatggtcctttgctgttgttctgggattgattttcactttttgcaccaaagtacgctcatctctagaagacagaacgcgtctccttcctgagcggtatgacagctgcatggtcccatggtgtttgtatttgcatactattgcttgtacagatgaacgtggtaccttcaggtgtttagaaattactcccaaggatgaaccagacttgtggaggcccacaatttttttctgaagttttggctgatttattttgattttcccatgatgtcaagcaaagatgcactgagtttcaaggtaggccttgaaatatatccacaggtacacctccaattgactaaaattatgtcaattagcttatcagaagcttctaaagccatgacatcattttctggaatttttgaAGCTGTTtattaaagacacagtcaacttagtgtatgtaaacttctgacccactggaattgtgaaataatccgtttgtaaacaattgttggaaaaaaatgACACACCTactgtgtcatgcacacagtaggtgtcctaaccgacttgccaaaactatagtttgttaacaagaaatttgtggagcggttgaaataacgagttttaatgactccaacctaagtgtacgtaatcttccgacttcaactgtacatagttgtacagaggcccattatcagcaaccataacTTCtgcgttccaatggcacattgttagctaatccaaatgtatcattttaaaaggctaattgatcattagaaaacccttttgcaattacgttagcacagctgaaaactgttctgattaaagaagcaataaaactggcctttagactggttgggtatctggagcatcagcatgtgtgggtttgatacaggctcaaaatggccagaaacaaagaactttattctgaaactcgtcagcctattcttgttctgagaaaataAGGCTATTCCGTGCaataaattgccaagaaactgaagatctcgtacaacgctgtgtactattccacagaacagtgcaaactggcaataaccagaatagaaagagggggaggccccggtgcacaactgagcaagagtacattagagtgtctagttttagAAATAGAtgcctcaactggcagcttcattaaatagtacccgcaaaacaccagtctcgacgtcaacagtgaagtggcgactccgggatgctggcattctaggcagagttgcaaagaaaaagccatatctgactggccaataaaaagattaagatgggcaaaagaacacagacacttggcaaaagaacacagacactggacagaggaactctgcctagaaggacagAATATTCATTGGGTTTACACCAATCTTACTACTACCGCACTGATCACAATCAAACAGAAAAGGCTGATGCTTGCAATTCATTTTTATTGTAAAGTTGCATGATATAAAGCAGGATGAATTAACATCCAAAAGCCCATTTAGGGCCATGGCAAACTGCCTATCAtagtccctctccctcttcctccatggTGTCCTCCAGCAGCTCATGAAAGCAATGCTGTCAATCCACATGGAAGCAGAACATAGAGTGCTCCTGTAAAACAATTATCCCGTCAGGAATGAATCAAACAGTCATTGAACGAATGGGATTCACAGTAATACATTTGTCTGAGAATTTTCAATCATGAACCCCAGTTCTGGAGCCCCTATCCTCTCATCACAAGCCCAAGCACTTACCTCATCTGCTCTTCTGTGTTTTCCTcttcctgcctccctcccttTCATCCTTTCCTATTGATGCTTCAACAGATAAAGTGACCTCATATGCCACAATCTGTTTCAGGAAAAAAACATCCGAAAGCCCACTCACATGAGGTGAATAATCACATGAGATCAGGAATTGTAGTGTTTGAGTTGAAAGACATTGCATAAATGCACGTCTATCAACACTAATACAGTTGTCTACAGAGAACAGGCGTTGATAGTAAACACTTACCTAATGTAGTCATCCAGCTGTGCTCCTGCAAACCTCCCATCCTTTCCAATTGATGCTTCAACAGATCTGTTTCTTTGGCTGCTCTTTTCATCTATCTCAGACTTGAACAGGCTTGGAAAGAGGACAAAAGGAAACCAAAGCAACTTTAAAAGAGAAGTAGAAGAGGCAGACTTCATTTCTTTTTGACATGTCTGTTGGCTCTTTTTCCTGTGCTCTTGGTCTTCTCCTTTTCTGCTCATCCTTAGTTATTTAGATAGTTATTTTGGCCATATGTCCATCAGAATTCTAGTTCAATCTCATCTCTTTTACTCTTATAAAATGTTTTCACCTCTTTTCTCTGGGACTCTGTTTATCTTGCCTCCCCCCTTGTGTTTTCCATTACTTTCTTTTGATCCACTCAGCTCTTCTTTACTGCTAATCTCAATTACCTTTTATCACATGGTCCTTCCTGAATCTGTCCATCAGAACTTGAATTCTATATCTTCTACTGACCTCCTGATAAACCACTCtggtctcccttcctcctctctcatgtttcctcctcttcaccctcatGCCTGGCTTCCTTATAATTTTTTCCTCCTTTTGCTTATTTTCTCgttttttgttagttttttctcTTTAAAAAAActaatttgtttttgtttatttactTCTATTAACATACCTAGGAGCATTGACTTGTACATTTCTTCTTTTGTCTACTCCCTTTCTTTTGTCATCTACTCAAAAGTTGTCAATGCCTCGTCCGCCGCTTTCTTCTGCTTCTTCCTTGTTCTCCTCTTCGCAGACTGTGCGTGAGCGGTCTCTGGACgctgctccctctcttccctccgcACAGAGGCGTCAGATGTAGACGCTGTGACCTCGTATGCCACCACCTGTTTTGCTCTCTGTCTGCCCTTTTTTCTGACACAGCGCACGCCTCTTTTCTCTTTCAATCTGTgcattcctctcttctctctcatacAGTTTCTCCATCTCCATCTTGAACCTGGCCTCGTGATCTTTTATTCTTTGAAGCTCTGCTCTCTTCTTATCCTCGTCCCGTATCCTTGCCCTTCTTTTCTGTTCCTCCTTCTCTTGTTCCTGCTGTATCTTCAATCTCCTTTTCtgttcctccttcctcctcttctcttctttctctcgtGCCTTTTGCTGCATCTCCAACACCTTCATTCTCTCCTtttccctgttcctctcctcctccatcctctgtTTCTCAATCTTTTTCAACTTCTCTGccctctttttctccatctttttctcttcctctgcCCTCTTTTTCTCTTCTTTTGCACGGGCCTTCTGTTGCATCTCctgcttctttctttcttttttctcttgcTCTTGTCTCTTTTTCTCATGTTCGATCTTTAGTTtcatctctgccttctcccttttcctctGCTCCTCTAACTTGTTTTTCTCCATATTTTCTGTCCTTTTCCTTTCCTCCTCATTCAatttcttctgtctcttttcccACTTTTTGAGCTCTTCGTCCCTGGCTTTTTCCTTCCTCCTTTCAATCTTCATCATCTCTTCATTTCTCTTAGCCTCGTCCTTGAAATATTTGATCCTGTCTGCGTAGCTCATGGCATTAAGTTCTTCTCTCCCTCGGCTCACCATCACAGACATTGCATTGGCGGTTGCATATCTCCCTTCCATTTTACCACTATCAATCTCCTTCCTGTCCCTCTCACCATAAGGTTCCCTGAGTAGACATCTCTGCTGTTGTCCACTCATGCTCTCCTCACTTTCACTACTCCCCTCCTGACTTGTGACCTCACTCACACTCTGAGACACATCATCCTCAGACGAGCACGAGGGAGTCACAGCCTTCTCAGTGATGACGCGGAGCGCCTTGATGTAGTCAGCTTCTGTGTTCACCCTGTGAGCGAGCGGGCACAGCTCCTCGTAAATGGACTTCCATGTGAGTGACTCCTCACAAACGTTGTCAGGCAGGTATAGATCAGATGATTGCCTCTTGAGCACATTCACAACCTCTGCCAGGTCCTGCTGGGTTTCCCCCTGAGTGTCCTCTCGGGCGGCCACTGGCGTGGCGTCTGGGCTGGCCGGGCGCCCGGGAGCTGTGGCAGGGGTATTGGATTGTTCTACTGCAGAGGAGCAGGAGGCCTCAGTGTCATCGTTCTTGTCATTGTTGTTTACCCTTTTCTTCAGaatctcttcctttctcttttgGGCCATCCTCTCTTTCAGCTGTGCTTTATACATATTCGCAATTTCTGCACCTCTCCGTTGAACTTCTTCAGACAATTCCTCAGACGATGTAATTTCTGGCCTATAGACCTCTTTCTTGACCTTTGCCTGGCCAGTCAATGAGGACCTGGGGTGGACATGCGGATGGGTCTGTCTCATCTGGGCAGGAGGGCCGGAAGCCAGGGGGTGGGATGGGACAGCAAATCGTAGTGAAGCGTGTGGGTGTGACATCTTGGACTGAGAAGGAGGCCATTTATCAGGGGAGGTGCAGCTCTGTGTGTCCAGAGGGGGAAAGATTGACTGTTTCTTAGATGGGTCCTTCTGGGTGCCGGCAGCATGCTGGTCAGGCTCCGATTGGCTGTTGGCGATGTACCTATGGAGGATGTACCAGGGGAAAGCTGGCAGTGTCGGGGAGACGGGACAAAGAATGGAGGAGGTGGAGCGCTGCTTGATCACCTCTTTATCCACCCCAATCTGTATGATGACAGACACATTTTTATTACTTAATAGCTTGATGGTCATTGATATTACTATCTAAAAAGAATTACATGTGTATGGGTAATAAATATCATagagaaaacatgttttattactGTATATTAGCCTATTAGGAAAATGGGAAGGTCCACACTTGTGGATTTATTCCAATTCTTCAATTTTTTTCAACTTTATTCTAAGAATGCAGACCTTCCTAAGAATACAACCAGTGCAGAATGCAGACCTTCCTATgaatactaccagtgcagaaCGCAGACCTTCTTGAGAATACTACAAGTGCAGCATGTAGACCTTCTTAagaatactaccagtgcagaaCGCAGGCCTTAagaatactaccagtgcagaatgcagaccttcctcagaatactaccagtgcagaatgcagaccttcttaagaatactaccagtgcagaaCGCAGGCCTTCTTAagaatactaccagtgcagaaCGCAGACCTTCCTCagaatactaccagtgcagaatgcagaccttcctgagaatactaccagtgcagaatTCAGACCTTCCTGagaatactaccagtgcagaatGCAGGCCTTCTTAagaatactaccagtgcagaaCGCAGGCCTTCCTCagaatactaccagtgcagaatgcagaccttcctcagaatactaccagtgcagaatGCAGGCCTTCCTCagaatactaccagtgcagaatgcagaccttcctgagaatactaccagtgcagaaCGCAGGCCTTCCTCagaatactaccagtgcagaatGCAGACCTTCCTGAGAATACTATCAGTGCAGAATGCAGACCTTCCTAagaatactaccagtgcagaatGCAGTCCTTCCTCTGAATTCTACCAGTGCAGAATGCAGACCTTCCTCagaatactaccagtgcagaatgcagaccttcctgagaatactaccagtgcagaatGCAGACCTTCCTCAGAATACTTCCAGTGTGCAGTTTTTTTCTTGCCTTCTTTTTTCAATATTTAGATCTCATTTCTGTGTATCAGGATTGGGAACATCTAAAGCAACTACAGTATATCTACTTATATGAAAGTCTGATTAAAGAAAACTGCTCTTGTTACCTCCTCCAAGAGTTGGTGCAGCCTAAATATTTCTCCATACAGCGCCTTAATCTCCCTCATGTTTCCTCGCTCAGTTCTCCATGTCTCTCTAGCCAATCTCCAATGGGCGAGGTCAAGGTCATGGATATCCTCCCGCATGCCTAGTTCAACCTGGGTTCCCTTCTCATTTAGCCTCTTCTTTTTCCTCTTCTTCTGGGTTGAATCGGTTTTCTCCTTGCCCTGCCTACACACCTTTAGGGCAGTAGGGATATTGAGGTTGGTATATGGTATATTTTATTTTACTCTTGGATTATTATGTGCCTTCCATTGTATTTCATTGATATACAATATCAATAAGGTATAATGTTGACACTAGATCAAGCCGTAGTTAGTACAAAGTTTACACTGATTGGCCATACATGAATAGTCTGGACCACTTTAGTGGGTCGTAGATTTAGCCTGCAGATGGGACTTACATTAAGGCTGGGGAGTTGTGAGGAGTTGTGAGGCTGGTGTGTTCTGGGCCTGTGGAGTTCAGTAGTTTCTGTGCAGAAATCGTCCTGTGCAGTCCGATTTGCCCATGGCTAGAAATGAAAATGATGACAAACATGCAGTCAGTAATGAGGTTATCGTgatacaagtttgttattttcAATCCTAGAAAAGCTCATAGGCCTATATGTCAAAATGATGATTTTAAATCACTGGAGTTTTGACTATGAGGGTGGTGAGAGAAAAGAGATTCTAACCATTCTTATGATGAGCCTTGGGAAGGAGAACTTTCCCATAGTTCCTTCAATTACAGTAATCCTGAAAAAGATACAATATGGCTTAAAAATATGATTATATTATTTAAATCATCTAAATTAAATTGTGTCACAAAGTACGCCTACTCACACTAAATCACAAGTGATCACAACTACTTACCACCAATCACTTCAAAAATAACCATCCAAAATATAGCAATGATTTTGACCCTGAATTGAACTTTCAAGCGTTGCCGTAATGTGACAGTAACGCTATGTCAAACCATTTAGGCTGCCATCATATCAGAATACAATCATTTATGACATCACAATTGTGATGTAATGTGGTGCCATGGGAGACCACACCCCCCCTGACAGACAGCAAACACCAGAGCCACATAGGCCTGTTAACCAATTAATCCAGTTCTATgtttaaaatacagtatatttagtACTAGTAAGCTCATAAACATAGTAAAAACCACACTGTAGCAATGTGTATCACTTCACAGCTACTGTCCATAATGCATCATGAGTGGGTGTCCTCTGATAGCCAGGATGTCTCTAGGTCTGTGTCCTAAAATGGCACTCTATTATCTACGTAGTGTActacaatagggtgccatttgggatacatggGACTATGTAAAAATGACCTTTGTTCGTCCACACGATCAGTTTTGTGTTGatattaaatattttttgctAAGTGAACATTCTGGGACAAcaagaaaaaaatgtattcataagTTTAAAAAATTACTCATTGTAATTTCAAAGTAGATTCCATGTTAACTCTTGTTGTACCCCCCCTGAAATCAAGGGTTCTTTAGAAACTATACTACAATACATTTAGAAAATGAACACTTGAACAACTGTTGAGTGGTTGATAATCATCATTGTACATCCCTTTAGAAGCATGGACTTTGATGCATATTATGATTGTTTttatttcatatatatatatataaataattgttTTTATTTCCTGAGGggtctcctgtgtgtatttgggCCCGAAAAGACCACTTTCTTTCAAATGCACTAGTGCAATCATTGTAGTCCTCTCCTGCATGCTTCAGAGAACCAGTATGCCTATGCAATAGAACATTATTACAAAAACGACATGGTGGCCAATTGAATGTATAATTGCAACATTACAGATTTTTTACACACTTATttaatgagtttttccccaaaaaattctGAAGGAAGAGATGTCAGTGTTCTCATATGAACGTGAACATCTTATTGTTTTGTAaagcaggtggactggggagaCTCAGTATTGTTCAACAGTTGAGGGAAACTGATAGGCTGATTGTGAAGAAGGTGGATTATATGGTGTTTATCGCGCATGTGATTAATTGTAATGCACAAACGAACTAAAAAACTGGACATAGTAGTATCTGCGGCTGAAAGGTTTTTGGGTTTCAAGGTCTACACTGCTCAGTGCAAAGAATACTGTCCGAAGATGCTCTTTCTTTCTGTCCCCGGTGCCTGTAGGGATAGGCGTTGGCAGTTGAATCGGAATAAAGGAGTACACCGagttttgtttttgttcagtTTTATTTTGTTAATTGTTTGGCCAGATATACAGCCAaaacagtaggtggcggcatgcaccaaTATaatttgtttgcggaccgccataatATCAAAGAAGAAGTCCCCGTACAGcaatacagtgatccctcgccacttcgcggttcacttatcgcggattcgctatttcgcggattttcataatgcatttttttttttttttttggtgcattgtgctctgcattctgattcgctaaaaactcactcccgcttcttgtatcaaaacatgctacgaattgtgctatcattttgtcgtctcgtgcagttatgtgtacgtacataaaacagcttggcaaatttacattaagttggccaaattatcttgtaatttcgaacatctcctaaacccataatgtcgacgaaacggcctacacgtgagtcactgtatttgtatacatgtaatagttgctaattgtaaaaaaaaaaaaagttttctatttcgcggatttcacttatcgcgggtcattttcggaacgtaacccccgcgataaacgag includes:
- the LOC120026176 gene encoding high choriolytic enzyme 1-like; this encodes MVWFLILIWFVQVGSVPIANFINATTSNSAFPATEDLQFDIAIVEGDIMISEDRLAVKSLWPEKEGVTSIPYKINDDLVDRKRTILAAFKLISDQTCIRFHEYTNEINYIEFISGTGCASYVGLQGGAQPLYFGRACNVGNLCHELMHALGLHHEHTRPDRDQYVTIQWDNVVPGKAKNFVVKKGDTQDLPYDYDSIMHYGTYYFSSNRNPTIGSKKSGVQIGQRNHLSPLDITRLNKLYQCE